The Bradyrhizobium barranii subsp. barranii genome segment AGCGCAGCTCACGGGCTTCGATGCCTGCTTCTTCTGCCTCGGCGTCTCCTCGATCGGCATGAGCGAGGATCGCTATCGCCATCTCACCTACGATCTCACGCTCGCGGCGGCGACGACGCTCGCGAAGCTCAATCCGCAGATGACGTTCGTCTACGTCACCGGCGCCGGCACCGATTCCACCGAGCAGGGATCGCGGATGTGGGCGCGGATCAAGGGCAAGACCGAAAACGATCTGCTCAAGCTGCCGTTCCGGGGGGCCTACATGTTCCGCCCCGGGGCGATCCAGCCCCTGCACGGCGCCCGCTCCAAGACCGCCTGGGTGCAGGCCGTGTATGCCGCAACCGGGCCGCTCTGGTCGGCGCTGCGCCGGATCTCGCCGCGGCTCGTCACCTCGACCGAGCAGATGGGCCGCGCCATGATTCGTGTCGCCCGGGAGGGGTATCCGCGGAAGGTGCTGGAGATGGAGGATATCAATAGCCTCTAGCCGGCTAGCCCGTTAGTTTCACGGAAATTTCCGCGTCCGCGCGCGTTGAGCCTTATCGGCCCCCGAGGAGAAATGCCGGCGATGTCTCCCCAGCTCAAACTGATCGCGCTCGACGCCGACGATCTCGCCGTGATCTCGACCCATGTGCAGGACGCCCGCGTCCAGGCCGCCGACATCATCTGGCGGCAAAGCGAGAAGCGGCTGGTGGTCGGGATGAGCCGGCTGGATTGGGAGCAGTCGCTGGACGGCGAGGCCGAACCCCGCCGGCTGGTCGCCGCGCTCCGCTTCGACCGCGTGCTCGCCTGCAAGTCGCGCAACATCGACCTCGGCGCACCGGACGAGGTTCTGGACCTCGTCGGCATCGAGTTTCACTCCCAGGACGGCCGCGACGAGGAGCCCGGGGGCAGCGCCCTGCTGCTGTTCGCCCATGGCGGCGCCATCCGCCTCGACGTCGAATGTCTGGAATGCGAATTGACGGATCTGGGGGCGGACGAGCTCGGGGCGGGACTGGGCATCGAGGAGGAGGGGTGAGTTGGCCGGTATACCAGTCAAGCCAAGTCGGGACGCTGCCGGAACGGCATCTCCCGAGGGTTGACGCAGCTTCCCCGCCGCGCCATTGAGCAGGGGGTCGGGTGAGCCAAGCCGCCCCAAAGACCAGCCGGAAGCCAAGCCAAAAATGCCCGTTCGTCTCGACCGCAGCAGCGCCGATTTTGACCAGCGATTCGCGGCCTTCCTCGCCGCCAAGCGTGAGGTCTCGGCCGACGTCGAGGCCGCCGTGCGCAGCATCGTCGACGACGTCGCCAGGCGGGGCGATGCGGCCCTGCTTGAGGCCACGGCAAAGTTCGACCGGCTGAAGCTGGATGCATCCGGCCTGCGCGTCACCGCCGCCGAGATCGAGACGGCCGTGAAGGCCTGCGATGCCGCGACGCTGGATGCGCTCAAGCTCGCGCGCGACCGCATCGAGACCTATCACCGCCGCCAGCTTCCGAAGGACGAGCGCTTCACCGATCCGCTCGGCGTCGAGCTCGGCTGGCGCTACACCGCCATCGAATCCGCGGGCCTCTATGTGCCCGGCGGCACCGCGGCCTATCCCTCCTCTGTGCTGATGAACGCCGTACCCGCGCAGGTCGCCGGCGTCGCGCGCCTCGTCATGGTGGTGCCGTCGCCGGACGGCAAGCTCAACCCGCTGGTGCTGGCGGCCGCTTCGCTTGGCGGCGTCAGCGAGATCTACCGCGTCGGCGGCGCGCAGGCCGTGGCGGCGCTCGCGCACGGCACCGCCACGATCGCGCCGGTGGCCAAGATCGTCGGCCCCGGCAACGCCTATGTCGCCGCCGCAAAACGGCTGGTATTCGGCAAGGTCGGTATCGACATGATCGCCGGCCCCTCCGAGGTGCTGGTGATTGCCGACGACACCGGCAATGCCGACTGGATAGCCGCTGATCTGCTGGCGCAGGCCGAGCATGATGCCAGCGCGCAATCGATCCTGATCACGGATTCCGCGCACCTCGCCGCCGATGTCGAAAAGGCCGTCGAAGCGCAACTGAAGACATTGCCGCGCGCCGCAATTGCCGGCGCCTCCTGGGCCGATTTCGGCGCCATCATCATGGTCAAGAATCTTGCCGACGCCATTCCGCTCGCGGATGCGATCGCGGCCGAGCATCTCGAGATCATGACTGATGATCCCGATGCGCTTGCCGCAAAGATCCGCAACGCCGGTGCGGTGTTCCTCGGCGCGCATACGCCGGAGGCGATCGGCGATTATGTCGGCGGCTCCAACCACGTGCTGCCGACGGCGCGCTCGGCGCGATTCTCCTCGGGCCTCGGAGTTGCCGACTTCATGAAGCGCACCTCGATCCTGAAATGCGGCCCGGACCAGCTGCGTGCGCTCGGACCTGCCGCGATGACGCTCGGACAAGCGGAGGGGCTGGACGCTCATTCGCGCTCGATTGGATTGCGCCTCAATCTGTCATGACCCAGCCGCCGGAACAGGACGACTCGACCAATCGCATCGTCGCGGTCACCCTCGACGAGGACTCGATCGGCCGTTCCGGGCCCGACATCGAGCATGAGCGCGCGATCGCGATCTACGATCTGATCGAGCAGAACCTGTTCGCGCCCGATGGCGCCGACGGGAAGGGGCCGTTCACGCTGCATATCGGCATCACCG includes the following:
- a CDS encoding NAD(P)H-binding protein, which codes for MQVIIFGATGMVGQGVLRECLIDTGIDRVLVVGRSPTGVRNAKLTEITHGDFTDYSAIEAQLTGFDACFFCLGVSSIGMSEDRYRHLTYDLTLAAATTLAKLNPQMTFVYVTGAGTDSTEQGSRMWARIKGKTENDLLKLPFRGAYMFRPGAIQPLHGARSKTAWVQAVYAATGPLWSALRRISPRLVTSTEQMGRAMIRVAREGYPRKVLEMEDINSL
- a CDS encoding DUF2948 family protein, yielding MSPQLKLIALDADDLAVISTHVQDARVQAADIIWRQSEKRLVVGMSRLDWEQSLDGEAEPRRLVAALRFDRVLACKSRNIDLGAPDEVLDLVGIEFHSQDGRDEEPGGSALLLFAHGGAIRLDVECLECELTDLGADELGAGLGIEEEG
- the hisD gene encoding histidinol dehydrogenase; this translates as MPVRLDRSSADFDQRFAAFLAAKREVSADVEAAVRSIVDDVARRGDAALLEATAKFDRLKLDASGLRVTAAEIETAVKACDAATLDALKLARDRIETYHRRQLPKDERFTDPLGVELGWRYTAIESAGLYVPGGTAAYPSSVLMNAVPAQVAGVARLVMVVPSPDGKLNPLVLAAASLGGVSEIYRVGGAQAVAALAHGTATIAPVAKIVGPGNAYVAAAKRLVFGKVGIDMIAGPSEVLVIADDTGNADWIAADLLAQAEHDASAQSILITDSAHLAADVEKAVEAQLKTLPRAAIAGASWADFGAIIMVKNLADAIPLADAIAAEHLEIMTDDPDALAAKIRNAGAVFLGAHTPEAIGDYVGGSNHVLPTARSARFSSGLGVADFMKRTSILKCGPDQLRALGPAAMTLGQAEGLDAHSRSIGLRLNLS